The Brenneria rubrifaciens genome has a window encoding:
- a CDS encoding aspartate aminotransferase family protein yields MTDSHLRRGKMVNAFDPDNLAHLDAAARAAVERRIRLLGPAYRLFYQQPVEVNRAQGVRLYDRNGNVYLDAYNNVVSVGHAHPKIADAVNSQMRRLCTHTRYLQDGILDYAEQLLPTFGGRIAEQGHMMFTCTGSEANDLALRIARHYTGRQGVIITSEAYHGNSFLTAGISPSLGGHSPLGEWVCRVPAPDSYRFASAEMGQRMARQVAEQIDELQRRGQGLAAFIADSVFSSDGIYADPTDLLAPVAEVVRAAGGLFIADEVQSGFARTGDALWGFQRHGVDPDIITLGKPMGNGYPVAAVAVTHEAVARFGRDQRYFNTFGGNSVAIAAAQATFDVIREERLQENAHRIGAFIRAGLHDIARRYPQIGDIRGAGLYIGVEMVSDPQEKVPDAALATAIVNGLRERQVLISATGFSANILKIRPPLVFSENDAGQLLTELEAVLAQWVSRGSAR; encoded by the coding sequence ATGACTGATTCCCACCTTCGCCGCGGTAAAATGGTTAACGCCTTTGATCCCGATAACCTTGCGCATTTGGATGCCGCCGCCCGCGCCGCCGTTGAACGCCGTATCCGTCTGCTCGGCCCGGCTTATCGCCTGTTCTATCAGCAGCCGGTGGAGGTGAACCGCGCTCAGGGAGTACGGCTCTATGACCGCAACGGCAATGTCTATCTGGACGCCTACAATAACGTGGTTTCGGTGGGGCATGCGCATCCGAAGATCGCCGACGCCGTTAACAGCCAGATGCGGCGGCTGTGTACCCATACCCGCTATCTTCAGGACGGCATTCTGGATTACGCCGAACAGTTGCTGCCGACTTTCGGCGGCCGCATCGCGGAGCAGGGCCATATGATGTTCACCTGCACCGGCTCGGAGGCCAATGACCTGGCGCTGCGCATCGCCCGGCACTATACGGGCCGGCAGGGGGTGATCATTACGTCTGAAGCCTATCACGGCAACTCGTTCCTCACCGCCGGTATTTCGCCCTCGCTGGGGGGGCACTCGCCGCTTGGCGAGTGGGTATGCCGCGTTCCGGCGCCGGATTCCTATCGGTTCGCCAGCGCGGAGATGGGTCAGCGGATGGCGAGGCAGGTAGCCGAACAGATCGACGAACTTCAGCGCCGCGGTCAAGGGCTGGCGGCGTTTATCGCCGATTCGGTGTTTTCGTCCGACGGCATTTATGCCGACCCCACGGATCTGCTGGCGCCGGTGGCGGAAGTGGTGCGAGCGGCTGGGGGGCTGTTCATCGCCGACGAAGTGCAATCCGGTTTTGCCCGCACCGGCGACGCGCTGTGGGGCTTTCAGCGTCACGGCGTCGATCCGGATATCATTACCCTGGGCAAACCGATGGGCAATGGTTATCCGGTGGCGGCGGTAGCCGTCACCCATGAGGCGGTGGCGCGTTTCGGCCGCGACCAGCGCTATTTCAATACCTTCGGCGGCAACTCGGTGGCGATCGCCGCGGCGCAGGCCACGTTTGATGTGATCCGCGAAGAACGGTTACAGGAAAACGCCCATCGCATCGGCGCGTTTATCCGCGCAGGTCTGCACGACATCGCCCGCCGTTATCCGCAGATTGGCGATATCCGGGGAGCGGGGCTGTATATCGGTGTTGAGATGGTCAGCGATCCGCAAGAGAAAGTACCGGATGCGGCGCTGGCGACCGCGATTGTCAATGGGCTGCGTGAGCGCCAGGTGCTGATCTCGGCTACCGGGTTCTCGGCCAACATACTGAAGATTCGTCCGCCGCTGGTGTTTTCAGAAAACGACGCCGGCCAGTTGCTCACCGAACTGGAGGCTGTGCTGGCACAGTGGGTATCGCGGGGGAGCGCGCGGTAA
- a CDS encoding condensation domain-containing protein — MSETGLNAGWMPLTPAQLDFWEEFTLYPDQPISTVAHCIDIQGDVDPAALGKAIMMTIGETDAFALRFHIAQPGQAPVQRCDPAAAPSLQQIDLRDAPDPRQEALRRMRADAEQSLDLLRQPLAAHWLIRIGASHYLWYIRAHHIVIDGYGMVLIEHRCASLYAHCIGKCEAGPAFHPFARYLSEEMAYSASQRFDDDRSYWRNYLSSPVELPVLHKGGEDYGASPLHLDCRLPASFSCDLRQMADSSDMGWPDLLLVLSGAYLFHHLPCQPHTERETLPLWVPFMNRRSLVGAYVPALLVNILPLFINVAADERLGDFLQRMARELHMQRSHGRYRIEQIAADRGLSAGFRYFFSPLVNVLPFDPPGFAGCQTRRHVLASGPGDGFNVTWRGRMDAGRLRVDIDADPALFRQEAFILHRQTLPTFMQRVVQENALTRRLQDLLDSPGQK, encoded by the coding sequence ATGTCAGAAACAGGTCTGAATGCAGGGTGGATGCCCCTGACACCGGCACAACTGGATTTTTGGGAGGAATTCACCCTGTATCCCGATCAACCGATCTCGACGGTTGCGCATTGTATCGATATTCAGGGGGACGTTGATCCGGCAGCGCTGGGTAAAGCAATCATGATGACGATCGGGGAGACCGATGCATTCGCTCTGCGTTTTCATATTGCGCAGCCGGGGCAGGCGCCGGTACAGCGGTGCGATCCGGCTGCGGCGCCATCGCTCCAACAGATTGATTTGCGCGATGCTCCCGATCCCCGGCAGGAAGCCTTGCGGCGCATGCGGGCCGATGCGGAGCAATCGCTGGATCTATTGCGGCAGCCGTTAGCGGCGCATTGGTTGATCAGGATCGGCGCGTCGCACTATCTCTGGTATATCCGGGCGCACCATATCGTCATTGACGGCTATGGCATGGTTCTGATCGAGCATCGTTGCGCCAGTCTTTACGCCCACTGTATCGGTAAGTGCGAAGCGGGCCCCGCCTTCCATCCCTTTGCCCGTTACCTGTCGGAAGAGATGGCCTATAGCGCAAGTCAGCGTTTTGATGACGATCGCAGTTACTGGCGGAATTACCTGTCGTCACCTGTTGAATTGCCGGTACTGCATAAAGGCGGCGAAGATTACGGCGCGTCCCCTTTACATCTTGATTGCCGGCTACCGGCGAGTTTTAGCTGTGATTTGCGGCAGATGGCCGACAGCAGCGATATGGGCTGGCCCGATCTGCTGCTTGTGCTTTCCGGCGCCTATCTGTTTCATCATTTGCCGTGCCAGCCCCACACCGAGCGTGAGACGCTGCCATTGTGGGTGCCGTTTATGAACCGGCGAAGCTTGGTCGGCGCTTATGTGCCGGCGTTGCTGGTCAACATCTTGCCACTGTTTATCAACGTCGCGGCGGATGAGCGTTTGGGGGATTTCTTACAACGAATGGCGCGGGAATTGCACATGCAGCGGTCGCACGGGCGGTATCGCATTGAGCAGATCGCAGCCGATCGCGGGCTGTCGGCGGGGTTCCGCTATTTCTTTTCCCCGCTGGTGAATGTGTTGCCTTTCGATCCTCCCGGATTCGCAGGGTGCCAGACCCGCCGGCATGTGCTTGCCAGCGGCCCCGGCGACGGTTTCAACGTCACCTGGCGCGGGCGAATGGATGCCGGCAGGCTGAGGGTGGACATTGACGCCGATCCCGCGCTGTTCCGGCAGGAGGCATTTATCCTGCATCGGCAAACGCTGCCAACGTTTATGCAGCGCGTGGTGCAGGAGAACGCGCTGACCCGGCGGCTTCAGGATCTCCTGGACTCGCCGGGCCAGAAGTAG
- a CDS encoding IS4 family transposase yields MPARQVCQNFFRDALAPFHKYRQNALLDATAALTRGASLTLTSIGRYLPGTAQVKHKIKRTDRLLGNIELHSDIPLIFRNITSLLTQRLSWCVIAVDWSGYPSQAFHVLRASLICDGRSIPLMSQVVPSDKQQNPHVQKAFLDALSNAVSSDKKVIIVTDAGFQNAWFRHIKSLGWDFIGRVRGNTLLRLDRKGENWFRRQELKASNKPEYLGTGTFARAKYSRCDGHFYLHKKEAKGRKHRHARCRIERKSQERDGRSAAKEPWLIFSSTNEFKPREVMKLYSRRMQIEQNFRDEKSERFGFGLRASHSGTAGRLLVLSLLATLATAVLWLLGYDAENKGLHLRYQANSLKSRRVISYLTLAENVLRHSPLMLRRTVLSTVLEHLAKAYRSIVLVY; encoded by the coding sequence ATGCCTGCTCGCCAAGTATGCCAGAACTTTTTCCGGGACGCTTTAGCCCCGTTTCACAAATATCGACAGAATGCCCTTCTCGACGCTACCGCTGCTTTAACGCGTGGCGCATCCCTCACCCTGACCAGTATTGGACGATATCTTCCCGGGACAGCACAGGTAAAACACAAGATTAAACGGACTGACCGTCTGCTGGGTAATATCGAGCTTCATAGCGATATCCCTCTGATATTCAGGAATATTACCTCACTACTGACGCAGCGACTTTCATGGTGTGTAATCGCTGTTGACTGGAGCGGCTACCCTTCACAGGCATTCCATGTTCTGCGCGCAAGCCTGATTTGTGATGGGCGTTCCATACCCCTGATGAGTCAGGTTGTCCCTTCGGATAAACAGCAGAACCCTCATGTTCAAAAAGCATTTCTGGATGCGCTCAGCAACGCCGTGTCATCTGATAAAAAAGTCATTATTGTCACTGATGCCGGGTTTCAGAATGCCTGGTTTCGCCATATCAAATCACTGGGTTGGGATTTTATTGGGCGGGTGCGGGGAAATACGCTGCTGCGTCTGGACAGAAAAGGGGAGAACTGGTTCAGAAGACAGGAACTGAAGGCCAGTAATAAACCGGAATACCTCGGGACGGGTACATTCGCCCGTGCAAAGTATTCCCGCTGTGACGGTCATTTTTACCTGCATAAAAAAGAGGCGAAGGGCAGAAAGCATCGCCATGCCCGCTGCCGTATTGAGCGTAAATCTCAGGAGCGCGACGGACGTTCAGCGGCCAAAGAGCCCTGGCTTATTTTCAGCAGCACAAACGAATTTAAGCCACGTGAAGTGATGAAACTTTACAGCCGCAGAATGCAGATTGAGCAGAATTTTCGTGACGAGAAAAGTGAGCGATTTGGTTTTGGTCTGCGTGCCAGCCATAGTGGTACGGCAGGACGCCTATTGGTGCTGAGTCTGCTGGCGACGCTGGCAACAGCAGTCCTATGGCTTTTGGGCTATGATGCTGAAAATAAGGGATTACATCTTAGATATCAGGCCAACAGTCTGAAATCGCGGCGGGTCATTTCGTACCTGACGTTAGCGGAGAATGTCCTGCGACACTCTCCGCTAATGTTAAGACGAACGGTGCTGAGCACCGTTCTTGAGCACCTCGCCAAAGCCTACCGGAGTATAGTGTTGGTTTATTAG
- a CDS encoding phosphotransferase — protein MGNSDITLAGHDLATGFVNMGEAEAVALARCHFGIAGQVRRLATEKDDTFRLTDAAGRQYILKVANPAEPIAEIALQVELLSFLHQTDVALPVPAAIPDMQGRAMVEMTDAAGQRRCVRLLTYLDGTPLDSVVASARQREKVGEVLARLRLAMAGFEHPAAHRTLLWDVQHLASLQPLLATVEDAERRQLLERGMARFLGFSPRIRALPCQVLHNDFSQSNIIVDPRHSAEGSPQNQR, from the coding sequence GTGGGTAACAGCGATATCACGCTGGCGGGTCATGATCTGGCCACCGGATTTGTCAATATGGGGGAGGCCGAAGCGGTCGCGTTGGCGCGTTGCCACTTCGGTATTGCGGGACAGGTCAGGCGTCTGGCCACCGAAAAAGATGATACGTTTCGGCTGACAGATGCGGCCGGGCGGCAATATATTCTGAAAGTCGCCAATCCCGCCGAACCGATAGCGGAGATCGCGCTACAGGTGGAACTGCTGAGCTTTTTGCATCAGACGGACGTTGCCTTACCGGTGCCTGCGGCGATCCCGGATATGCAGGGGCGCGCGATGGTGGAAATGACGGATGCGGCAGGCCAGCGGCGATGCGTACGGCTGTTAACCTATCTGGATGGGACGCCGCTGGACAGCGTGGTCGCGTCGGCCCGGCAGCGTGAGAAGGTGGGGGAAGTGCTTGCCCGACTGCGGCTGGCGATGGCGGGATTTGAACATCCGGCGGCTCACCGTACGCTACTGTGGGATGTGCAGCATCTGGCGAGTTTGCAGCCGCTGCTGGCGACGGTGGAGGATGCCGAGCGCCGGCAACTCCTCGAACGCGGCATGGCGCGCTTTCTCGGTTTTTCACCGCGTATCCGGGCGCTGCCTTGCCAGGTGCTGCACAATGACTTCAGCCAGTCGAATATTATCGTCGATCCCCGCCACAGCGCTGAGGGATCCCCACAAAATCAGCGCTAA
- the otsB gene encoding trehalose-phosphatase — protein MIATENTTDSPPLPALDGGPYAFFFDVDGTLAEIRPEPDAVVIPSAVRANLQALSTACHGAVALVSGRPLEQLDKLTAPLILPLAGVHGAERRDASGNLHRVILPAEVAAPLRQMLEQAMAAMPGTLLEAKEMAFALHYRQAMVYERQVFALAESAVARFPQLTLQPGKCVVEIKPRGTDKGVAINAFMREAPFAGRIPVFVGDDLTDEKGFIAVNAMQGISVKVGEGSGHARFRLKRVADVYQWLEQQRLQLNQDNVGKELRL, from the coding sequence ATGATTGCAACAGAAAACACGACAGACTCGCCGCCCCTCCCCGCACTGGACGGCGGCCCATACGCCTTCTTTTTCGATGTGGACGGCACGCTGGCGGAGATTCGACCTGAACCGGACGCCGTTGTCATCCCTTCCGCTGTCCGCGCCAATTTGCAGGCGTTGTCTACCGCGTGTCACGGCGCGGTGGCGCTGGTATCGGGCCGCCCTCTCGAACAGTTGGATAAACTGACCGCGCCGCTCATTCTGCCGCTGGCGGGAGTACACGGCGCCGAACGCCGTGACGCCTCGGGTAACCTGCATCGCGTCATACTGCCGGCGGAGGTGGCGGCCCCCCTGCGGCAGATGCTGGAACAGGCAATGGCCGCCATGCCGGGCACCTTGCTGGAAGCCAAAGAGATGGCCTTCGCACTGCACTATCGCCAGGCGATGGTGTACGAGCGGCAAGTTTTCGCGCTGGCCGAATCCGCCGTGGCCCGGTTTCCTCAACTGACGCTACAGCCCGGCAAATGCGTGGTGGAAATAAAGCCGCGAGGAACCGATAAGGGCGTGGCGATTAACGCCTTTATGCGGGAAGCGCCTTTCGCCGGACGCATCCCGGTTTTTGTAGGAGACGACCTGACGGATGAGAAAGGATTTATCGCTGTGAACGCCATGCAAGGCATCTCTGTTAAGGTCGGAGAGGGTTCAGGCCATGCCCGTTTCCGCCTGAAACGGGTCGCGGACGTTTACCAATGGCTTGAACAACAACGATTACAACTCAATCAAGATAACGTCGGTAAGGAGTTAAGGTTATGA
- the otsA gene encoding alpha,alpha-trehalose-phosphate synthase: MSRLVVVSNRIAIPDKSKSSAGGLAVGILDALKSTGGLWFGWNGEISEISGQDEDDLELLEKDGITYASVPLNQNDYDLYYCQFSNNVLWPAFHYRIDLVQFQREAWEGYCQVNDFLAKRLQPLIKPDDILWIHDYHLLPFAAALRKIGVNNRIGFFLHIPFPTPEIFNALPTHKELLEMMSEFDLIGFQTENDRMAFLDNIGQLTTLLQTGAKTHRAFGHTFMTETYPIGIAPDSIKEMAEGPLPPKMAAMKRELGDAQNIISCERLDYSKGLPERFLAFEALLENYPQHRGRVRYSQIAPTSRGDVQAYQDIRHQLEMEVGRINGKYGTLNGTPLYYLNQHFDRRLLMKIFRLTDIGLVTPLRDGMNLVAKEYVAAQDPDDPGVLVLSRFAGAANELTAALIVNPYDRDEVAAALDKALSMSRAERLSRYNDMMAVLRKNDIAHWRERYLADLRAIPPRSAGHGTVAKETTL; encoded by the coding sequence ATGAGCCGTCTGGTTGTTGTATCCAACCGTATCGCCATTCCTGACAAATCGAAGTCCAGCGCGGGCGGACTGGCCGTAGGCATTTTGGATGCACTAAAAAGCACCGGGGGATTATGGTTTGGCTGGAATGGAGAGATAAGCGAAATATCCGGTCAGGACGAGGATGATCTGGAGCTACTTGAAAAGGATGGCATCACATACGCCTCGGTTCCGCTCAATCAAAACGATTACGATCTGTATTACTGTCAGTTTTCCAATAACGTCCTCTGGCCGGCATTCCACTATCGTATCGATCTGGTGCAGTTTCAGCGTGAAGCCTGGGAAGGTTACTGCCAGGTAAATGACTTTCTGGCGAAACGGTTACAGCCGTTGATTAAGCCCGACGATATCCTGTGGATCCATGACTACCATTTGCTGCCGTTCGCCGCCGCGCTACGTAAAATCGGGGTGAATAACCGTATCGGTTTCTTTTTGCATATTCCCTTTCCTACGCCGGAAATTTTCAATGCGCTGCCTACACACAAAGAACTGCTGGAAATGATGAGCGAATTCGATTTGATCGGATTCCAGACGGAAAACGACCGGATGGCGTTTCTCGACAATATTGGGCAACTGACCACGTTGCTCCAGACCGGGGCAAAAACCCACCGCGCTTTCGGCCATACTTTCATGACAGAGACTTATCCGATAGGCATCGCGCCGGACAGCATTAAAGAGATGGCGGAAGGGCCGCTGCCGCCAAAAATGGCGGCGATGAAACGCGAACTGGGTGATGCACAGAATATTATTTCCTGCGAACGACTAGATTATTCCAAAGGGCTGCCGGAACGCTTCCTTGCGTTTGAGGCCTTGCTGGAAAACTACCCGCAGCATCGCGGCAGGGTTCGCTATTCGCAAATCGCCCCGACTTCTCGCGGGGATGTTCAGGCCTATCAGGATATCCGCCACCAGTTGGAGATGGAAGTTGGGCGGATCAACGGCAAATACGGCACCCTGAACGGGACGCCGCTCTACTACCTTAACCAGCATTTCGATCGCCGGTTGCTGATGAAAATATTTCGTCTGACGGATATCGGGCTGGTCACGCCGCTGCGCGATGGCATGAACCTGGTGGCGAAAGAGTATGTGGCGGCACAGGACCCTGACGATCCAGGCGTACTGGTGTTGTCGCGATTTGCTGGCGCGGCCAACGAATTGACCGCCGCACTCATCGTCAACCCTTACGATCGGGATGAAGTGGCGGCGGCGCTGGACAAAGCGCTAAGCATGTCGCGCGCCGAGCGTCTCTCCCGCTACAACGACATGATGGCGGTGTTGCGCAAAAATGATATTGCGCACTGGCGTGAACGTTATCTGGCGGATCTGCGGGCTATCCCGCCGCGCAGTGCCGGGCATGGCACCGTCGCCAAAGAGACAACCCTCTAG
- a CDS encoding alpha,alpha-trehalase produces MFNSKSHVAKPVEPDIDNDRLYELEPCELTLNTLLEAEPEPEMIEGLPPSDALTPADRYLELFEHVQSSRIFDDSKVFPDCAPKRDPLEILIRYRRVKNKAGFDLRQFVDEHFWLPENPGGDYVSDPAHSLKEHINHLWSVLTREPQDHIPWSSLLPLPQAYIVPGGRFRETYYWDSYFTMLGLAESGRDDLLRCMADNFAWMIETYGHIPNGNRTYYLSRSQPPVFALMVELFEEDGVRGARRYLDHLLKEYAFWMDGAESLELNQAYRHAVRLPDGALLNRYWDDRDTPRDESWLEDVETAKHSARPANQVYRDLRAGAASGWDYSSRWLRDAHRLASIRTTQFIPIDLNAFIYKLESAISNISVLKGDKETAALFRQKAEDRRAAVTRYLWDEEEGCFRDYDWHRQRMALFSAASIVPLYVGLATHEQSDRLAEAVRARLLTQGGLMTTEHNTGEQWDSPNGWAPLQWMAIQGFKLYGHDALGDEIARNWLKTVNLFYRRNHKLIEKYHIADGTPREGIGGEYPLQDGFGWTNGVVCRLIGLYGEHDE; encoded by the coding sequence ATGTTCAACTCGAAATCACACGTCGCTAAACCCGTGGAGCCCGATATCGATAACGACCGCCTATACGAACTTGAACCCTGCGAATTAACACTGAATACCCTGCTCGAAGCGGAGCCGGAACCGGAAATGATCGAAGGGCTGCCGCCCTCCGACGCGCTAACACCCGCCGACCGCTATCTGGAATTGTTTGAACACGTGCAGTCTTCGCGTATTTTTGACGACAGCAAAGTATTCCCCGATTGCGCGCCCAAAAGAGATCCGCTGGAAATTCTCATTCGCTACCGTCGGGTGAAAAACAAAGCCGGTTTTGACCTGAGACAGTTTGTCGATGAGCATTTCTGGCTACCGGAAAACCCTGGCGGCGATTATGTCTCCGATCCAGCGCACTCCCTTAAAGAACATATCAATCATCTCTGGAGCGTGCTGACGCGCGAACCTCAGGACCATATTCCGTGGTCGTCGCTGCTGCCGCTGCCCCAGGCCTATATTGTGCCGGGCGGCCGTTTCAGGGAAACCTACTACTGGGACTCCTACTTCACCATGCTAGGGCTGGCGGAGAGCGGGCGCGACGATCTGCTGCGCTGCATGGCGGATAACTTCGCCTGGATGATTGAAACCTATGGGCACATTCCCAACGGCAATCGCACCTATTACCTCAGCCGCTCGCAACCGCCGGTATTTGCACTGATGGTGGAGCTGTTTGAAGAAGACGGCGTGCGCGGCGCCCGCCGCTATCTGGATCATCTATTGAAAGAGTATGCCTTCTGGATGGACGGCGCCGAATCGCTGGAACTGAATCAGGCCTACCGCCACGCGGTGCGGTTGCCGGACGGCGCCCTGCTCAACCGCTACTGGGATGACAGGGACACCCCGCGCGACGAATCCTGGCTGGAAGATGTGGAAACCGCGAAACACTCCGCTCGACCGGCGAACCAGGTTTACCGGGATCTACGGGCGGGAGCCGCTTCGGGGTGGGACTATTCGTCTCGCTGGTTGCGTGATGCTCATCGCCTCGCCAGTATTCGCACCACGCAGTTTATCCCGATTGATCTCAACGCGTTTATTTACAAATTGGAGAGCGCCATCAGCAATATCTCTGTTCTGAAGGGGGATAAAGAGACGGCGGCGCTATTTCGCCAAAAGGCGGAAGACCGCCGCGCCGCCGTTACCCGCTATTTGTGGGATGAAGAGGAAGGATGTTTTCGTGACTATGACTGGCATCGCCAGCGAATGGCGCTGTTCAGCGCCGCCAGCATCGTGCCGCTCTATGTGGGACTTGCCACCCACGAACAGTCCGACAGGCTGGCAGAGGCGGTGCGCGCGCGTCTGCTCACCCAGGGGGGACTCATGACGACCGAGCACAATACGGGCGAACAATGGGATAGCCCTAACGGCTGGGCGCCGCTGCAATGGATGGCCATTCAGGGCTTTAAGCTGTACGGCCATGATGCGCTCGGCGATGAAATTGCCCGCAACTGGCTAAAAACAGTCAATCTTTTTTACCGGCGCAACCATAAACTGATTGAAAAATACCATATCGCCGATGGAACCCCGCGCGAAGGCATCGGGGGCGAATATCCGCTTCAAGATGGCTTCGGTTGGACCAACGGCGTTGTTTGTCGGCTGATTGGCCTTTACGGAGAACATGATGAATGA